Proteins encoded in a region of the Cetobacterium ceti genome:
- a CDS encoding cell division protein SepF translates to MSDYEIIFFKPRKFEDCMKCIEYIRDEKIVHINLGELDGETSQRILDFISGAVFIQEGEVVNPGENVFCSIPKNKKYLMDYKGKPGSSTSSRYDEEEEIIPKYGIR, encoded by the coding sequence ATGAGTGATTACGAGATAATTTTTTTTAAACCTAGAAAATTTGAAGATTGTATGAAATGCATAGAATATATAAGAGATGAGAAAATTGTTCACATAAATTTAGGTGAATTAGATGGAGAAACTTCACAAAGAATATTAGACTTTATAAGTGGAGCGGTATTTATTCAAGAGGGAGAAGTTGTTAATCCTGGAGAGAATGTATTTTGCTCAATTCCTAAAAATAAAAAATATTTAATGGATTATAAAGGGAAACCTGGAAGCAGCACTAGTTCAAGATATGATGAAGAGGAAGAAATAATTCCTAAATATGGAATAAGATAA